From the Calliopsis andreniformis isolate RMS-2024a chromosome 4, iyCalAndr_principal, whole genome shotgun sequence genome, one window contains:
- the LOC143178404 gene encoding sodium/potassium-transporting ATPase subunit beta-2 yields MEGKKVEQFYTPPPKLGKWEGFKVFLWNSETGQFLGRTGASWAKILLFYVIFYAVLAGFFGAMLTVFYQTLDPNAPKWQLDKSLIGSNPGLGFRPMPPASNVESTLIWYKASDQGNFLHWTQELDKFLEEYQKPAGSANGAQKRMVCDYGKPPAPGKVCDVDMTNWGKCTKQNQYGYSKSAPCIFLKLNKIFGWEPVYYNDTKNLPSTMPADLQEHIKQEADADSNRLATVWVSCAGENPADIENMGAIQYIPSRGFPGYYFPFTNTPGYLSPLVAVFFERPKYGVLINIECKAWAHNIIHDRFERRGSVHFELMVD; encoded by the exons ATGGAGGGCAAAAAGGTTGAGCAGTTTTACACACCGCCGCCGAAGCTTGGCAAATGGGAAGGCTTTAAGGTCTTCCTATGGAACTCCGAGACTGGACAGTTCCTGGGGCGCACAGGCGCTAGTTGGG CTAAAATCTTGTTATTCTACGTTATTTTCTATGCGGTACTGGCCGGTTTCTTCGGTGCAATGTTGACCGTTTTCTATCAAACGTTAGACCCGAACGCACCGAAATGGCAGTTGGATAAGTCCTTGATCGGAAGCAACCCTGGACTCGGTTTCAGGCCTATGCCTCCTGCCAGCAACGTCGAGAGTACTCTGATTTGGTATAAGGCCAGCGATCAAGGCAACTTCTTGCACTGGACTCAGGAACTGGACAAATTCCTTGAAG AATATCAAAAACCCGCTGGTTCGGCAAACGGTGCGCAAAAGAGGATGGTTTGCGACTATGGGAAACCACCAGCACCTGGCAAAGTCTGCGATGTAGACATGACGAACTGGGGAAAATGTACGAAGCAAAACCAATATGGCTACAGTAAATCCGCTCCTTGCATTTTCCTGAAGCTGAATAAG ATTTTCGGCTGGGAACCTGTGTACTACAACGATACGAAGAATTTGCCAAGCACTATGCCAGCTGATCTTCAGGAGCACATCAAGCAGGAAGCGGATGCTGACAGCAACAGATTGGCTACCGTTTGGGTATCGTGTGCTGGTGAAAATCCAGCAGACATTGAGAACATGGGCGCGATTCAGTACATTCCAAGTCGTGGTTTTCCTGGATACTACTTCCCCTTCACAAACACCCCAGGCTACCTTAGCCCCCTCGTAGCTGTTTTCTTCGAGAGGCCTAAAT ATGGTGTGCTGATCAATATCGAGTGCAAGGCTTGGGCGCACAACATCATCCACGACAGATTCGAGAGGCGCGGCTCCGTACACTTCGAATTAATGGTGGATTAA